GAAACCAGTTATACCGGCTTCCCAACACGGCGAACATCAGCTTTGAATTCGTCGAAGGCGAGGGCATTCTTCTTCTGATGGACGAATACGGAATCTGTGCATCCTCCGGTTCGGCCTGTACTTCGGGTTCCCTCCAACCATCCCATGTGCTGCGTGCCATGGGAGTTCCCTTTACCATGGCCCATGGGTCTATCAGATTCAGTCTGAGCATCTATAATACGGAAGAAGAAATAAGTTTCGTTATTAAAAAGATGCAGCCAATTATCGAAAGGTTACGCAGCATGTCCCCCTACTGGACGTCAAGCGAACAGGCATGTACGGTCCAGTAAAGGAGAGAACATTACCATGGATGACACACCCAAAATGAAGCAATGTAAAGCGGACATTACCATTGCCCGGCGCTTTCGCGAAGAAATCCCCGCTATTGTCGATCAGCTTGTATTGTCCTGCAATCGTGATGGCTGCTTTGATCATGTGGGTCCGGAACCGATTCCCTCACGTGAGGCCATCATCGATATCCTGCACAGGGCAAGCCGCATTCTCTATCCCGGCTATTTTATCCGCACACGTGTGGACCAGGTGAATGTAGGCTACTATTTTGGTCAGGAAGTGACCGGCCTTTTCGAAGCCCTCTCCGAACAGATCATGCTGGCGATACGGCATGACTGTATCCGCCATAATCTGCCATGTTCGGACTGCGAGGAACGCGGCCAGCAGGCCGCTATCGACTTTTTACACAGCATGCCCCAGTTGCGTGTCCTGCTTGCGACGGATATTCTGGCAGCCCATGAAGGCGATCCTGCAGCGAAAAGCTTTGATGAAATCATCTTTAGTTATCCGGGGCTGTACGCCATTACAATCTATCGCATAGCACACCAGCTGTATCATCAGGAAGCGCCTCTGATCCCGCGTATTATGACCGAATATGCCCATAGCCAAACCGGGATCGACATTCATCCCGCTGCCCACATTGGAGAAAGCTTTTTTATCGATCACGGTACAGGTGTGGTGATCGGTGAAACAACGGTCATTGGCAAGAGTGTCAGACTCTATCAGGGTGTGACGCTGGGCGCAATGTCGCTGAGCAGGGAGGAATGTGAAAACCTGCGAAACCAGAAGCGCCACCCCACTATTGAAGATGACGTCATTATTTATGCGAATGCCACCGTGCTGGGCGGAAAGACGATCATCGGAGCGCGTTCGGTGATCGGCGGAAACGTCTGGATTACCGATTCGGTGCCGCCGGATACAGAAGTGTTTCTAAAAAAACCGGAGCTGGTCTTTAGAGGGAAAAATGGTTAAGAGCAATGCTAAATTTTTTCATTACGGTCCTTCTCCCCTGATATTTTGATAATCCTGTCCTGTGCTTTATCATATTTTCATAATCATCAGGATTCGTTTCATATTCATAGACACTGCTCGAACATGAAAAAATCAAATGTCATCTGGTCCTTTTTTTCTTCCGTCAATCTGACTATCGTTCTTTTCATCCTCATTGTTCTTCTGTTTGTGGCTGGTTCGCTTATTCCGCAGCAGGAAGCCGCCCGGGAATTTGCCCGGAACATCCCGCCGGGATTAGCTTCCGCATTTCAGAAGATGCAATTCTTCGATCTGTACCACTCAATCTGGTTTTTCCTTATTATGGGACTTCTTTCCCTGAATCTAATAACCTGTTCGCTGAGCCGCTTTCATATTACCTGGCAGCGCTTTCGGGCGAAAGTCTTACCTGATTCATTCACGTCTCTTGAAAATCTGTCCCCCGCCCTAACCACCCTGACAGAGGAAAGGCACGACATAACCATTCAGAAATTGGAAGATATTCTGAAAAAGAAGTACCGTAAAGTAGAGAAAAAGGAAACAGGGCAGGGCTGCATTCTCTATGGTGAAAAGGGCCGCTTCTCTCATTTTGGTGTATACGTCATTCACCTGAGTATCCTGATCATCATTGGAGGAGCCGTTATTGGATCTCTCTTTGGATTTGACGCCTACGTCCAAGTGGCGGAAGGAGATGCCGTCGATACCATTCAACTCAAGGGGGAAAGAGGGACAAAAAAGCTGAATTTCACCCTTCGCTGTGACCGGTTTAATGTGGACTTTTATGAGGATGGTCTCCCAAGAGAATATCGTTCGGATTTGACGTTTTTGAAAAACGACCGTGTCGTTTATCAGGGATCGTTACTGGTCAATCATCCTATAATCTTTGAAGGGCTCAGGTTTTACCAGACAAGTTATGGGACTGTGCCCGATGGTCATGCGCAGGTTCAGGTTCTGCAAATCTTTAGTCTCGATCATATATACAGGAGATATTATACAGGGTTGCAGATCGCCTATGATCCGGGTCTTCCCATCGTTGCATCAGGCGCATTCCTGATGTTTGCCGGTTTCATGGTGGTTTTCTTCTCATCCCACCGGCGGGTATGGATAGGGGCAGAGTCACAGGGCGACAGCACTCGAATAACCATAGCCGGCAGGACAAATCGGGATTCCCGGCGGCTGCACATGGAAATGGAATATATTATGGCGGAATATACGAAAGTGGGAAGTTGAAGCATGAGCGATACCATATTATTGAGCTGGGTTACCTATGCCTATTTCGGTTCTTTTGTCTTCTCTCTCCTCAGGATCCTAACAGGGAAGGAATTCTGGGGGGGATTTGCATTGTGGATAACCCTCATCGGATTTCTTACGCAAACGTTAGCTCTGGCGCTGAGATGGACTACATCCTATAAACTGGGTATCGGTCATGCGCCCCTCTCCAATTTCTACGAATCCCTGATTTTCTTCGCCTGGGCCATCATCCTTCTCTATCTCATCACTGAATGGAAAACCAGATCAAGGAGCGCCGGTGTTTTCGTAACTCCCCTGGCTTTTCTTTTTATGGCATACGCTTCTTTTTCGCCAAATGTGAATACCAGGATACAGCCGCTCATTCCGGCACTGCAGAGCAACTGGCTGATCAGTCACGTCATCAGCTGTTTTTTAGCGTATTCGGCCTTCGCCATCGCCTTCGGCCTCGGTATCATGCATCTTCTGAAGAGATCAGACAGTAAGAATCAGGAGGGTTCAAAACGCTTCTTTCGATTTTTACCGGAGACAGAATTTATCGATGAGCTGATCTATCATAATATTGTTTTAGGCTTTATTCTTTTAGCGCTGGGGATTGCAACCGGTTCGGTATGGGCATACTATGCCTGGGGTTCATACTGGAGCTGGGATCCAAAGGAGACCTGGTCTTTGATTACCTGGTTGATCTATGCGGGCATGCTCCATTTACGATTTGTCCGGGGATGGCGGGGAAAAAGGATGGCTATCCTGGCTATTGTCGGTTTCGCCGCGGTATTGTTCACCTATCTCGGAGTCAATTACCTTCCCGGTCTCCACAGTTATCTTCAGTCCTAAAGGGGGCAAAGGGGAAGGTTATCATTAAATGGAACAGTTGTCCCCTTTTACTCAAACGAAAATAGGGGCTACCATAAATTGATAACCCCTTAATAATACTTGGCGTCCCCACGGGGATTCGAACCCCGGTTACCGGCGTGAAAGGGGACCATAGGAGGCCGGGTTCATTTTGGAGCAGTGCAGATCAGAAGTCGCCAGCGGTGAAAGGGGCGCTCTGATCTGTTATGCCAAGGTGTGCCGTGTGGAGAAGGTCATGCGGCCCTATGTGGAGGCGGTATTGTTATAATAGACTTCAGACCGGGCATCGCATGTTTCACTCGACTAAAGTAACGAAATGTGTTACTTTGCCGCAGTAATTCATTTCAAAAGGGAAATGTATGCCCGCCATACAATTCATTACGAACCTGGTCGCGCGGGGGCGATACTGCTTTAGCACTGAAGAAGCGGCTCAGGTTTTGGGTACGAGTATGATTGCCACCCGTGCGGCGCTCCGCCGTTTGCGGCAAAAAGGCGAACTCGCCGTGCCCTACAAGGGCTTCCATGTCATTGTCCCCCCGGAGTACAGGAATATAGGATGTCTCCCGGCCGACCATTTCATTCCATCCCTGATGGAACATCTGGGTGAAAAGTATTATGCCGGCCTGCTCAGTGCTGCCGAGTATCATGGGGCGGCGCACCAGCGCCCCCAGGTCTTTCAGGTTGTGGCAACCAGAAACAAACCGGAAATCACTTGCGGAAAAGTCCGGGTGCAGTTCATTGCCAGAAATAATATGGAGAAGATACCCACGTCAGATTTCAAGACCCCACGGGGCTACCTGAAAATATCGACGCCGGCAGCGACGGCCTTTGATTTGGCGGGCTATCCTCACCACGCGGCGGGACTGGATAATGTGGCCACCATTCTGGCGGAACTTGCGGAGCGTATTGACGGGAAAGATCTGGTCGTCGTAGCGGCCCTTTCGCCCATTGCCTGGGCGCAAAGACTTGGTTATCTTCTCGATCTGGTTGGGGCTGAGGAAAAGACCGGAAAATTGGCAGACTATATCGCCCGGGAGAAACCGGCGCCGACGCCTCTTTTACCATCGCAGCCCTTTAGGGGCATCGGCCAGTTGCAGCGCTGGCGGCTCCTGGTCAATGTCAAGGTGGAGGCGGAGGTTTGATCCCCCAAGACTTCATATCCGAATGGAAGCAACATGCCCCCTGGACCCGGAATGAACAGGTGGAACAGGAAGGACATAAGATTTCGAGGGCGGTGTTCGAGCAAAACCTGCTTGAGAAACTTGAAGGCGCTGCTTTTATTGAAGATATTGGGCCGCTGTTAATTGCCAGCAGTGATTTTGATTTTCGGGAGGCAGCAGAATTGTTGATGAGTCAATTAGTGTCCCTGATTCCGGGCGAACCATGGCACGGCAGAGCGCGTGGGTAAGATCAGGTTATCATAGTGTCTGCCGTTCAGAAAAAGTCAATAAATTTCATTCCAAACTATTCTGAGATTTCTTCCCGCCAATCCCCGACCGTTTTTTCCCCGCAATAAATCCGCTTTTTGACCGAAACTTTTTTAATCGTTTTGTTGTAGTCGTCCCTGCAACGCTTTTTTTCATCCAGACTAACGGGGACGAACGTCATGTATGAGTGTCGTTGTCCACACGACGGGAAGGAATCTTGACAATATTGACCGTGATTTCCTGGACGCGATGCAACGTCTAGATGAATATTCAAGTGGATTTACAGGAAACGCAAAAGAGGCCAGCGAAGATAATCGCTAACCTCTTGATATTACTTGGCGTCCCCACGGGGATTCGAACCCCGGTTACCGGCGTGAAAGGCCAGTGTCCTAGGCCTCTAGACGATGGGGACGTACCGTACTGCAGTTAAACGTGCGACATAACAACACATTACCTTTTGATGTGTTGTTCTCATGAAGTGGTGCTTATATCCTGTTGTTAATGATGATGTCAAGCAACAAATAACAGAATCCGGCATGTGGTTAAAAAAAATCCCCTATTCAAAAATAACCGGTTCCCGCAGAATGGATTCTCTTGCCTTGAGAGCAAGCTCCGCCATTTCGGGATGTGTTTCTTTCAGGGATTTGATCTGCCGTAAGTTATCAGCGGTTCTTAAAATGAGCATTGCCATGTCTCCTTCCGCTATTCCTGCCTGCTCGATGATTTCATCCCAGTCCCGGCCCCTCGCCCAGTCATAGATTACGGAAGATGTCCATAAATAGAGGGGGGTAACAGTAAATCCTGCGGCCTTCATCCGTTCCGATAAAGGTTTAATTGTTGAGATAACCGAGTTATAGGCCCGGGTTAGTTTTCGGGGAATAATCTTGCCGGTCATTCTGCTATTTTCCTCCCCGTCATAAACAAAGGGAGCGATAACTGCTGCCAGAAGTTTTTCATCATTGATCGGGAAAGCCTGCTGCTTTAGACATTCAGCAATGAGCAGGGGTTGATCCAACCGCAACTTGGACGCCCAGAATCCATTTTCAGTAAGCCGATTATTTTCATCGACGAATCCTTCCGCCATGAGAAAGTTTAAATGCCGTTGAAAATCTTCCCAAAGGTCTGAGACGTCAGTCTGCGCGCTTTCTCTCTTTTTCCCATGGTTATACTGGTACATCGCCAGGGAATTTTCGAAGATGTTCCTGATGTCCTCCGGTGTTTGAGACAAAAGGAGATTCAAGATCATCGAAAAGTCGTTTTTTATTTGGCTCATAATATCTTCGGGATTTCTGAAGAGAAGGCGCCGGATGTGTACAATATCCATGAATCTTCCGGGAACTAA
The sequence above is a segment of the Deltaproteobacteria bacterium genome. Coding sequences within it:
- a CDS encoding cytochrome c biogenesis protein ResB; its protein translation is MKKSNVIWSFFSSVNLTIVLFILIVLLFVAGSLIPQQEAAREFARNIPPGLASAFQKMQFFDLYHSIWFFLIMGLLSLNLITCSLSRFHITWQRFRAKVLPDSFTSLENLSPALTTLTEERHDITIQKLEDILKKKYRKVEKKETGQGCILYGEKGRFSHFGVYVIHLSILIIIGGAVIGSLFGFDAYVQVAEGDAVDTIQLKGERGTKKLNFTLRCDRFNVDFYEDGLPREYRSDLTFLKNDRVVYQGSLLVNHPIIFEGLRFYQTSYGTVPDGHAQVQVLQIFSLDHIYRRYYTGLQIAYDPGLPIVASGAFLMFAGFMVVFFSSHRRVWIGAESQGDSTRITIAGRTNRDSRRLHMEMEYIMAEYTKVGS
- a CDS encoding type IV toxin-antitoxin system AbiEi family antitoxin, producing MPAIQFITNLVARGRYCFSTEEAAQVLGTSMIATRAALRRLRQKGELAVPYKGFHVIVPPEYRNIGCLPADHFIPSLMEHLGEKYYAGLLSAAEYHGAAHQRPQVFQVVATRNKPEITCGKVRVQFIARNNMEKIPTSDFKTPRGYLKISTPAATAFDLAGYPHHAAGLDNVATILAELAERIDGKDLVVVAALSPIAWAQRLGYLLDLVGAEEKTGKLADYIAREKPAPTPLLPSQPFRGIGQLQRWRLLVNVKVEAEV
- a CDS encoding serine acetyltransferase, whose amino-acid sequence is MDDTPKMKQCKADITIARRFREEIPAIVDQLVLSCNRDGCFDHVGPEPIPSREAIIDILHRASRILYPGYFIRTRVDQVNVGYYFGQEVTGLFEALSEQIMLAIRHDCIRHNLPCSDCEERGQQAAIDFLHSMPQLRVLLATDILAAHEGDPAAKSFDEIIFSYPGLYAITIYRIAHQLYHQEAPLIPRIMTEYAHSQTGIDIHPAAHIGESFFIDHGTGVVIGETTVIGKSVRLYQGVTLGAMSLSREECENLRNQKRHPTIEDDVIIYANATVLGGKTIIGARSVIGGNVWITDSVPPDTEVFLKKPELVFRGKNG
- the ccsB gene encoding c-type cytochrome biogenesis protein CcsB; this encodes MSDTILLSWVTYAYFGSFVFSLLRILTGKEFWGGFALWITLIGFLTQTLALALRWTTSYKLGIGHAPLSNFYESLIFFAWAIILLYLITEWKTRSRSAGVFVTPLAFLFMAYASFSPNVNTRIQPLIPALQSNWLISHVISCFLAYSAFAIAFGLGIMHLLKRSDSKNQEGSKRFFRFLPETEFIDELIYHNIVLGFILLALGIATGSVWAYYAWGSYWSWDPKETWSLITWLIYAGMLHLRFVRGWRGKRMAILAIVGFAAVLFTYLGVNYLPGLHSYLQS